Within Massilia endophytica, the genomic segment GGATCACGCGCAGCGCCGGGTTATGCAGCCTGTCGCCGAGGAAGGCGGCGATGCGGTCGTGCTCCTTCAGGAGCTGCGCTGCCAGCGCGCGCCAGAGGCGGGGCTGCTGCGCGATTTCTTCGGCGGTGTCCAGTCCGCCGATGTCGCGCCAGGCCTGAACCGTGCGCTGAAATAAGGTGGTCATCGAAAGTGTTTCTTGAGTTGTTTGAACCAAATGATAGGGATCGATTTTCGAAAAGTCAAATACGAAAGAAAAAAGAAAGTTATTTGCGCGACGGCTTGGGCTCGATGTAGCGCATTTGCTACGATATCGAAAGTTTGTTGACGTGTTGACTCGGAAAGCGAAAGGTTTTCTTAATTATTTTTCGAAATATGCTTTCTTTTGTGTTGACCTTGCTTGTTTTTGTTTCTAGAGTAAGTTCATCGCCACACCGGTTCTTTCGATTTTGAGGCCGCATCCAAGAGCGGCTGCTGGAAACCATAACATCAACCAAGGGAGATATCCGCATGCACCAAAGCCACTTTAACCTCCGCAAGAGCGCCATCAGCCAGGCAACTGCGATCCTGATCGGGCTGGCCCTGGCTGGCGGCAGCGGCCACGCGCTGGCCCAGTCCAACGCCACCACCACGATCTTCGGCGAAGTGGGCTCGCCTGCCGGCGCGACCGTGGTGCTGGAGAACCTGGCGACCGGCACGCAACGTACGCTGGTGCCGGATGCGTCGGGCCGCTTCGTGGCCACTTCGCTGCCGCCGGGCCGCTATGCGGCGCGCGTGGTGCGCGGCGGTACGGTGCAGGACACGCGCGAAGTGGAAGCGGTGGTGGGCAGCGGCGCGGAGGTGAACTTCAATGCGGTGAGCGAAGCCATGACCGTGACCGTTCGCGGCGCCCGCACACTGATCGATGTCTCCAACACGAATAATGGCGTGGTCTTCACCGCCAGGGAGCTCAAGACGCTGCCGGTCGCGAACGACGTTGCCGCCGTCGTCCAGCTGACGCCCGGCGTGGCGCGCGGCACGAACAGCCAGTACGGCAACGCGCCTTCCATCGGCGGCGGCGGCCAGTCGGAGAACGCCTTCTACGTCAACGGCTTCCCGGTCACGAACATCCTGACTCAGGTGGGCGCATCCGAACTGCCCTTTGGCGCTATCTCGAACATGCAGGTGCTGTCGGGCGGCTATGGCGCGGAATTCGGCCGTTCTACCGGTGGCGTTGTCAATATCACGACCAAGAGCGGGGGCAACAAGTTCGAGTTCGGCGGCAAGCTCTCCACCACGCCCGCGCGCCTCAAGGGAAGCACGGAGAATATCTACTACCCGAACACCGGCGCCAATCCCGATACGGACGGCAAGCTGCTGTACTGGAACCGCGACAACGAGAGCACCAGCCGTGTGGCGGGCATCTACGGCAGCGGCCCGATCATCAAGAACAAGCTGTTCGCCTTCGTGGCCCTGGAGCGTACCAAGACCGATTCCGAGGCAGTGAGCGCGGCCAGCAGCGGCGGCACGAGCACTGCAACCGGCTGGAGCAGCAGCGAAACGGAGGTGAAACGCTACCTTGCCAAGATCGACTACTACCTGAACGACGACCACCGCTTCGAATTCACGAAGCTGTACGACCGCACCACCACGCGCAGCCAGGCCTTCGGCTTCAACTACGAAACCCTGCAGCGCGACAACGTGCCGGGCGGCGCGGCGCAGACCACCATCAACTGCTGCGGCGCGGGCAGTGCGCCGGGCTCGAACATCAATGTATTCAAGTACACCGGCTACCTGACGGACAACCTGACCGTGACGGCGTTGTACGGCGACTCGCGCACGATCCACCGCCGCATTCCCGAGGGCTACAACCCGACGCTGGCCCAGACTTCTTCCGCCGTGACGGCGCGCGTGCCGGGCCTGGTCTATAACAATCCCCAGACCGTGACTGGCAACCTGGTCGATCCGGCCTCCGGCGACCGCCAGAAGGGCAAGCGCTTCGACGTGGAATACAAGCTGGGCGCGCATTCGCTACGCGGCGGCATCGACCGCCTCGATATCGACTCCAAGGTCGGCATCATCCTCGCGGGCGGCTACCGCTGGACCTACCGCAAGGCGGCGGACCCGAGCCGCCCGATCAACGGCGCTTTCGCGACGCCCCTGGAAGGCGGCGGCTATGGCGTGCAGGGCTACTACGTGAGCCGCGACGTCTACACCAATCTCGCACATCCGACCAGCGAGCAGTCGGCGCAGTATGTCCAGGACCACTACCAGGTCACCGACCACGTTCTGCTGGATATCGGCCTGCGCCGCGAACAGTTCACCAACTACACCAGCAATGGCGATGCCTTCATCTCGCAGCGGAACATGATCGCTCCGCGCCTGGGCGCTACCTGGGACGTGAAGGGCGATGGTTCGCTGAAGGTGTTCGCCAACGCAGGCCGCTACCACTTGCCGGTACCCTCCAACCTGTCCAGCAATATGGCCGCGCCATTCACCTCGACCAGCGAGTTCTTCACCTACACGGGCGTGGACCCGACGACCGGGGCGCCGACCGGCCTGACCGCGATCAGCAAGCCGTATTCGGCCAACAATGCCTACGGCCAGGCGCGCGATGCGCGGGAAGTTACCGCCATCGGCCTGAAGCCCCTGTCGCAGGACGAACTCTCCCTCGGCTTCGAGAAGGCCCTGAGCAAGGAGCTGGTGGTAGGCGCCAGCGCCCTGTACCGCAAGCTGAACGACACCAACGACGATACCTGCGACCAGCGTCCCATCGATGCCTGGGCCGCGCGCAACAATGTGGATGCCAGCAACTGGGCCGGCTTCCAGTGCGCCATCATCAACCCGGGCCGCGATAACGCACTGTGGATCGACTTCGCCGATGGCAAAGGCCTGCGCCGCGTCGATATCAGCGCGGCGGAATGGGGCAACCCGCGTCCGGACCGTACCTACAAGTCGCTGAACGTCTTCATCGAACATCCCCTGAGCAAGGGCTGGTACGGCAAGGTGACCTACACCCTGTCCGCACTGAAGGGCAATATGGAAGGCCAGACCGACACCATCGGCGGCGGCGATGTGGGCCTGACCGTAAGCGACGACCACAAGGAACTGATGTACAACGCCTTCGGCTATCTGCCGGGCGACCGCCGCCACGCCATCAAGGCCTATGGCTTCATGCAGGTGACGCCGGAGTGGAACGTGGGCGCCAACCTCGCATTGGTCTCCGGCGCACCGCGCAACTGCATCGGCGAGCTGCCTGCGGACCTCAAGTTCGACAACGACTACGGCGCCGCCTACTTCTACTGCAACGGCAAGCCAACGCCGCGCGGCAGCCAGGGCCGCCTGCCATGGCAGGCCCAGCTCGACCTGAACGTGGCCTACCTGCCGCGTTTCGCCAAGGGCCTGAGCCTGAAAGTGGATGTGTTCAATGTGCTGAACCGCCAGACGGTGCAGCGCTATAACGAAACCCGCGAGGACGGCGGCGCCATCGCCCACAACTACCTGCAGGTTGCCAGCCGCACCGCGCCGCGCTCCGTGCGCCTGACCGCGGAATATGAATTCTGACGAGGAGGCATCATGAAACAACGACGTTTGTTCCTGTGTTCCGCAGTATGGATATTGAGCGGGTGCGGTTCGGGCATTGGCGGCGAGCCGGCGGCGGGGCAGGCTGGCCCCGCGCCGCTGAAGGCGGCCGCCCGCACGGTGGTCTCGGCAACCACGTCCACCGTGGCGCTGGCAGGCAATGCCTTCGTCACCACAGCGCCAGCCGGTGCGACTGAGATCATCAACGACAGCGGCCTCGCCAACTGGACCAATGCGGGCACGGTGACCAGCGCCTACTTCCGCATGTCGGGCGCCGGCACAGTGACGCTGGGACTGGACGCGCGGCTCGCGGGCAGCAGGAACAGCACCATCCGCGTTACCGTGAACGGCACGCCGTTCACCGTCAACCTGGCGGGACGCAGCACCAAGACCTATGCGGTGGGCACCGTCAGCGTGCCTGCGGCAGGCTACGTGAAGGTGGACCTGCAAGGCGTGAGCAAGGACGGCGCGTACTTCGGCGACGTATCCGCGCTGAAGGTGACGACGGATGTGCCGCTGAACTTCGCGAACGACCCGGCCAATTATTACTGGTCGCGCCGTGGTCCGTCGGTCCACCTCGGTTACACCACCCCGGCCAATACCGAGTACTTCTACAACGAGATGACCATTCCGGCTGGGCAGGACCCGATCGGTTCCTACTTCATGGCTAACGGCTTCGGGCAGGGCTACTTCGGCATCCAGGTGAAGTCCACCACGGAACGCTGGATCCTGTTCTCGGTATGGGACGCGGACAATGGCGCGAAGACTACCCTGGTCAGCAAAGGTCCGGGCGTGGTGGACAACAGCTTCGGCGGGGAGGGGACGGGCGGCCAGACCTACCTTGTGTATAACTGGGTTGCGGGGAACACCTACCGCTTCATCACGCGCGCGCGCCCGGACGGCGCAGGCAGCACGGATTACTCCGCGTGGTTCTATGCGCCAGAGCAGGGGACGTGGCGCTACATCGCCACCTGGAAGCGTCCCGCCATTTCCACTTACCTCACCGGCTCGCACTCCTTCCTGGAGAACTTCATCGACACCAACGGCTATACTGGCCGCCGTGTCCAGTACGGCAACCAGTGGGCGCGCAACGTGAACGGCGCCTGGTCTGAAGTGACGGCCGCGCGCCTCACCGGCGACGCCACCGTGACCAATGCCCAGCGCATGGACTATGCAGGCGGCCTGGATAACGGCCGCTTCTACCTGCGCAACGGCGGCTTCTTTGCCGATTACGTACCGGTCAACCAGAATTTCAGCCGTCCCGCCACGGGGCAGCAGCCTGCGGTCGATGTCAACAGCCTGCCGCAGTAATGACAAGAACAGACGAAGGAGAACCATGAAATCTGCTTTAAATCGACGACACTTCCTCGCCGCCGGCGCCGCCATTGCGGGCAGCATGCTGCTGCCGCCCGTTTTTGCCGCATCGCGCGAGCGGGTACGCATCGGCATGATCGGCACCGGCATGCGCGGCCAGGTGCTGCTGCAGGAACTGCTGCGCCGCGACGATGTGGAGGTGGCGGCCCTGTGCGATATCGAGCCGATCATGCTGGGCAAGGCGCTCAAGCAGGTCGAGAAATTCGGCAAGGCGCGTCCCCGCACCTTCGGCGAGGACCGCGATCCGCAGGCTTACAAGCGCATGCTGGACGCGCGGCAGCTGGACGGCATCATCATCGCTACGCCATGGGAGTGGCACGCCGAGATGGCCATCGCAGCAATGCAGGCCGGCGTGCCGGTGGGCTGCGAGGTCGTCGCGGGCGTCACGCTGCAGGACCATTGGGACGTGCTGAATACCCAGCTCAAGACGAATACACCCTATATGCTGCTGGAGAACGTGTGCTTCCGCCGCGACGTGATGGCCGTGCTGCAGATGGTGCGCTCCGGCCTGTTCGGGGAGCTGGTGCATCTGCAGGGCGGCTACCAGCACGACCTGCGGGCCGTGAAGTTCAACAACGGCGACCCCGCCAAGCCTTACGGCAGCGGCATTGAGTATGGCGCCAAGGGCTGGTCCGAAGCGCGCTGGCGCACGGAACACTCCGTGCGGCGCAATGGCGAGCTGTATCCTAGCCATGGCATTGGTCCCTGCGCCATGTACACCAACATCAACCGCGGCAATCGCTTCACGCGTATCAACTCCTTTGCCACCAAGGCGCGCGGCCTGCACGACTACATTCTCAAGCAGTCGGGCGGCGCCTCGCATCCTAGCGCGAAGACGCAGTTCAAGCTGGGCGACGTGGTGACGACCACGCTCGCCTGCGAGAACGGCGAAACGATCCTGCTGCAGCACGACACCTCGCTGCCGCGCCCATACTCCCTTGGCTTCCGCGTGCAGGGCACCGACGGGCTGTGGATGGATGTGAACCATTCCATCCATATCGAAGGCAAGAGCAAGCCGCACCAGTGGGAAGACTTCCAGGCCTACCAGGACAAATACGACCATCCGCTCTGGCGCAAGTACGCGCAGAAGGCGGAAGGGGCAGGACATGGCGGCATGGACTTCTTCGTGATCCACTCCTTCATTGAAGCGCTGAAGGCGCGCGACCCGATGCCGATCGATATCTACGATGCAGTGACCTGGAGCGCGATCACGCCGCTGTCCGAGCAGTCCATCGCCCAGAACTTCCAGACGCTGGACTTCCCGGACTTCACCGCCGGGAAGTGGAAAACGCGCAAGCCGATTTTCGCCTTCGACGACCGCTATTGAGCGCTTTTGCCGGGGCTGCCGCCCCGGCATGCTCTTACGGTACAATCTGCGGCTTAACTGAGCAGATTGCCCCATGCATTTGAACCGCTTGATCCTCTCCGCCCTGGCCGCCGCCGTGCTGGCCGGTTGCGGAAGCACCCCTGTCGCCCCTAGCACCCACCCTGCGATCACGCCGGTAACGCCTACTCAGGCCGTGCCGCCCGTGATTCCACCGGCGCTGAGCGACAGCACGCCCACCAATATCCCCCCTCCAGCGCCCGTACAGCGCAAGGTCAAGATCGGCCTGGCCCTGGGCGGTGGCGCCGCGCGCGGCTTTGCACACATTGGCGTCATCAAGGCGCTGGAAGCGAACGGCATCGTTCCGGACATCGTGGTCGGCACCAGCGCGGGCAGCGTGGTGGGCGCCCTGTACGCAGCAGGTAACAACGCGGCCTCCCTGCAGAAGATGGCCAACGACATGGACGAAGCGGCGATCTCCGACTGGGCTCTGCCACTGTTCGGCAAAACCTCCGGCGTGCTCAAAGGCGAGGCCCTGCAAACCTATGTGAACAAGGCCGTGCAGTATAGGCCCATCGAAAAACTCAAGCTGCCTTTCGGCGCCGTGGCTTCGGACCTGAAGACGGGCCAGCCCATTCTCTTCCAGCGCGGGAACACGGGCATGGCGGTACGCGCCAGTTCGGCGGTGCCGGGCGTGTTCCAGCCGGTCACCATCGGCAACCACACCTATGTGGACGGCGGCCTGGTGGCGCCTGTGCCGGTGCGCTTCGCCAAGGAGATGGGCGCCGAGTTCATCATCGCCGTGAACATCTCCACGCAGACGGAGGCGCAGGCCGCGATCTCCTCGCTGGAAGTCATTATGCAGACCTTCAGTATCATGGGCCAGCGCATCAACCAGTATGAGCTGCGCGATGCGGACATCGTGATCCAGCCGCCGCTGGGCAATATGGGCAGCAGCGACTTCGCCAGCCGCGCGCGCGCCATGCAGGCGGGCGAGAAGGCCACGCTCGCGCTGATGGCCCAGCTCAAACAGAAACTCAAGGCGCGGCGCGAATCGCCCGCCGTCCAGTAAATCAACCGAAGGACAACAACAATGCAGACCAAACCATTCCTCAGCCTCGCCGACGTGAAGAAGATTGCCGCGGCAGCGGAAGCTGAAGCGCTGGCCAACAACTGGCCCGTATCCATCGCCATCTGCGACGACGGCGGCCACCTGCTGTGGCTCCAGCGCCTGGACGGCGCCGCGCCTTTGTCCTCGCACATCGCCCCGGCCAAGGCGCGCACCTCGGCGCTGGGCCGCCGCGAGTCGCGCGTCTACGAAGAGATCATCAACAACGGCCGCGTCGCCTTCCTGAGCGCGCCCGAAGTGGACGGCATGCTGGAAGGCGGCGTCAACATCGTCGTGGACGGCCACACCGTCGGCGCCGTCGGCGTTTCCGGCGTGAAATCCTCGGAAGACGCCCAGATCGCGAAAGCAGGCATCGCCGCCCTCGGCTGAAATAGTTTCCTAATTGGGGACAGACCCCTTTAGGAAACTTTCTTAAAGGGGTCTGTCCCCTTTAAGAAATAGGGTGGTGGCTTGTCGGAAAGGGTGGTTTGGGTTATAATTCAAAGGTTTAGCCAAATCACATCTACCGTAGCGCCTACCACTCTTACCCATCATCATCTGACCGCAACCTGGCATCAAGCCCGGATTCATGCCGGTCGTCTGACGTGGCGCCGCTACGGTAACTTTATACGGAGTTGCCCTTGCCGCCATTTTTCGCTGGCCCAGCCGTTCCGGCCATCCTGGCCCTCGCTGACGGAACTATTTTCAACGGATATTCTATTGGCGCTTCCGGCCATACCATCGGCGAAGTCGTCTTTAATACCTCGATCACCGGCTACCAGGAAATCCTCACCGATCCGAGCTACTCGCGCCAGATCGTGACCCTGACGTACCCGCATATCGGCAACTACGGCATCAATGCCGAAGACGTCGAAGCCACCAAAGTCCACGCCGCCGGCCTGATCATCCGCGATCTGCCGCTGCTGGCCTCGAATTTCCGCTCCACCCAATCCCTTTCCGATTACCTCAAGGCCGAGAACGTGGTCGCCATCGCGGGCATCGATACCCGCAAGCTGACCCGCATCCTGCGAGAGAAGGGCGCCCAGGCAGGCGCCATCCTGACCGGCACGCTGGGCAATGAGCCTTCCGTGCAGCAGGCCGTCGAGCTGGCGCGCTCCTTCCCCGGCCTGAACGGCATGGACCTGGCCAAGGTGGTGTCCACCAAGACGGCCTACGAGTTCACCGAAACCGAGTGGAAGCTGGGCGAGGGCTACGGCAAGGTCGAGAACCCGCGCTTCCACGTGGTGGCCTTCGACTATGGCGTGAAGCGCAATATCCTGCGCATGCTGGCGTCGCGCGGCTGCAAGGTGACGGTGCTGCCCGCCCAGTCCACCGCCGCCGATGCGCTGGCGCTGAATCCGGACGGTATCTTCCTGGCCAATGGTCCGGGCGACCCGGAGCCTTGCGATTACGCGATCAAGGCCACGCGCGAGCTGATGGAGAGGAAGATTCCCGTGTTCGGCATCTGCCTGGGCCACCAGATCATGGCCCTCGCTTCGGGCGCGAAAACGCTGAAGATGAAGTTCGGCCACCACGGCGCCAACCACCCGGTGCAGGACCTGGACAGCAAGCAGGTGCTCATCACCTCGCAGAACCACGGCTTCGCCGTCGATGCGGCCACGCTGCCTGCCAACTGCCGCGTCACCCACGTGTCGCTGTTCGACGGTTCGCTGCAAGGCTTCGCCCGCACCGATACGCCAGCCTTCTGCTTCCAGGGACACCCGGAAGCATCGCCAGGCCCCACCGACGTCGCCTACCTGTTTGACCGCTTCATCTCGATGATGGAAGCCGCGGAGAAGAAATAAAAATGCCAAAACGTTCTGATATTAAAAGCATCCTGATTATTGGGGCCGGTCCGATCATCATCGGCCAGGCCTGCGAATTCGACTACTCCGGCGCCCAGGCCTGCAAGGCCCTGCGCGAAGAGGGCTTCAAGGTCATCCTGGTCAACAGCAATCCGGCCACCATCATGACCGACCCCGAAATGGCGGACGTGACCTACATCGAGCCGATCACCTGGCAGGTGGTTGAGCGCATCATCGCCAAGGAAAAGCCGGACGCGATCCTGCCGACCATGGGCGGCCAGACGGCGCTGAACTGCGCCCTGGACCTGCACCGCAACGGCGTGCTGGAAAAGTACAAGGTGGAGCTGATCGGCGCCACGCCGGAAGCCATCGACAAGGCGGAAGACCGCTCGAAGTTCAAGGATGCGATGACCAAGATCGGCCTCGGTTCGGCGAAGTCCGGTGTGTCGCACACCATGGAAGAATCCTGGGCCGTGCAGCGCGAGCTGGGCTTCCCGGTCATCATCCGTCCGTCCTTCACCATGGGCGGCACGGGCGGCGGCATCGCCTATAACGAGGAAGAATTTGAAACCATCTGCAAGCGCGGCCTGGAAGCTTCGCCCACCTCCGAACTGCTGATCGAGGAATCGCTGATCGGCTGGAAAGAGTACGAGATGGAAGTGGTGCGCGACAAGGCGGACAACTGCATCATCATCTGCTCCATCGAAAATCTGGACCCGATGGGCGTGCACACCGGCGACTCCATCACCGTGGCCCCGGCCCAGACGCTGACGGACAAGGAATACCAGATCATGCGCAACGCCTCGCTGGCAGTTCTGCGCGAGATCGGCGTGGATACCGGCGGCTCGAACGTGCAGTTCTCCATCAACCCGAAAGACGGCCGCATGATCGTCATCGAGATGAACCCGCGCGTGTCGCGTTCGTCCGCACTGGCGTCGAAGGCTACCGGCTTCCCGATCGCGAAGGTTGCTGCCAAGCTGGCCGTGGGCTTCACGCTGGACGAGCTGCGCAACGAGATCACCGGCGGCGCGACCCCCGCTTCCTTCGAACCGTCCATCGACTACGTCGTGACCAAGATCCCGCGCTTCGCCTTCGAGAAATTCCCGAGCGCCGACAACCGCCTGACCACGCAGATGAAATCCGTGGGCGAAGTGATGGCCATCGGCCGCAGCTTCCAGGAGTCCTTCCAGAAGGCCCTGCGCGGCCTGGAAGTGGGCGTGGATGGCCTGAACCAGAAAACCACCGACCGCGAGAAGCTGGAAGTGGAACTGGGCGAGCCGGGCCCCGAGCGCATCTGGTACGTGGGCGACGCCTTCGCCCAGGGCTTCACCCTGGAAGAGGTGTATGGCCTGACCAAGATCGATCCGTGGTTCCTGGTGCAGATCAAGGAGATCGTGGACCTGGAGCTGTGGCTGGACACCCAGAAGCTGGATAACCTGGACCGCACCACCCTGTTCAAGCTGAAACAGAAGGGCTTCTCGGACCGCCGCCTGGCCTACCTGCTGCAGACCACCGACGCCGCCGTGCGCAACAAGCGCCGCGAGATGAAGATCCGCCCGGTCTACAAGCGCGTGGACACCTGCGCCGCGGAGTTCTCCACCAACACGGCCTATATGTACTCCACGTATGACGAGGAGTGCGAGTCCAACCCCACGGACAAGAAGAAGATCATGGTGCTGGGCGGTGGCCCGAACCGTATTGGCCAGGGTATCGAATTCGACTACTGCTGCGTGCACGCCGCGCTGGCCATGCGCGAAGACGGCTACGAGACCATCATGGTCAACTGCAATCCCGAGACCGTGTCCACCGACTACGATACCTCCGACCGCCTGTACTTCGAGCCGCTGACGCTGGAAGACGTGCTGGAAATCGTGGACCTGGAAAAGCCTGCGGGCGTGATCGTGCAGTACGGCGGCCAGACCCCGCTGAAACTGGCGCTGGACCTGGAAGCGAACGGCGTGCCTATCGTGGGCACCTCGCCCGACATGATCGACGCCGCCGAAGACCGCGAGCGTTTCCAGAAGCTGCTGCAGGACCTGGGCCTGCGCCAGCCGCCGAACCGCACCGCGCGCACCGAAACCGAGGCCCTGGCCCTGGCGCAGGAAATCGGCTACCCGCTGGTCGTGCGTCCTTCCTACGTGCTGGGCGGCCGTGCGATGGAAATCGTGCACGAACAGCGCGACCTCGAACGCTACATGCGCGAAGCTGTGAAGGTGTCGAACGATTCGCCGGTACTGCTGGACCGCTTCCTGAACGACGCCATCGAGTGCGACGTGGACTGCATCTCGGACGGTGAAACCACCTTCATCGGCGGCGTGATGGAGCACATCGAACAGGCAGGCGTGCACTCGGGCGACTCGGCCTGCTCGCTGCCGCCTTACTCGCTGTCGCAGGACACCATCGACGAGATGAAGCGCCAGACCTCGCTGATGGCCAAGGGCCTGAACGTGATCGGCCTGATGAACGTGCAGTTCGCGATCCAGAAGCAGGACGGCCAGGACGTGGTCTACGTGCTGGAAGTGAACCCGCGCGCTTCGCGTACCGTGCCTTATGTGTCGAAAGCCACCGGCCTGCAGCTGGCCAAGATCGCGGCGCGCTGCATGGTGGGCCAGAAGCTGGCGGAGCAGGGCGTGACCAAGGAAGTGGTGCCGCCTTACTACAGCGTGAAGGAAGCGGTGTTCCCCTTCGTGAAGTTCCCTGGCGTGGACACCATCCTGGGCCCGGAAATGAAATCGACCGGCGAAGTCATGGGCGTGGGCAAGACCTTCGCCGAGGCCTTCGTGAAGTCGCAGCTGGGCGCGGGCGTGAAGCTGCCGACCTCCGGCAAGGTATTCCTGTCCGTGAAGGCGGCCGACAAGCCGCGCGCCGTGAAAGTGGCGCGCGACCTGGTCGATGCGGGCTTCACCCTGTGCGCCACCAAGGGCACCGCCGCCGTGATCGCGGCAGCAGGCCTGCCGGTGACGCCGGTGAACAAGGTCCTGGAAGGCCGCCCGCACGTGGTGGACATGATCAAGAACCACGAGATTGTCCTGGTCATCAACACGGTTGAAGAGAAACGCAATGCGATCTCGGACTCGCGTACAATCCGTACTTCCGCGCTGGCTTCGCGGGTGACGACCTACACGACCATTGCGGGCGCAGAAGCCGCGGTGGCCGGTATCCGCCACCTGGCCGAGCTGCACGTGTACGATTTACAAGGCCTGCATAAAACCTTACACTAAGCTCCTCAAGTAGCACGCAGGATCTTAATCACAGAGCCCGCGCCGCAGTCTGGCGCGGGCTCTGTGTTTTTCGCAATTTAAACAAGAGACCAACATGAATTCTGTTCCACTGACCAAATATGGCGCCGAGCTGCTGAAGGAAGAACTGCACCAGCTGAAGACGAAGGAGCGCCGCATTGTGATCGACGCTATCGCCGAGGCGCGCTCGCACGGCGATCTGTCGGAAAACGCAGAATACGATGCCGCCAAGGAGCGCCAGGCCTTCGTGGAAGGCCGCATCGCGGAGCTGGAAGGTAAATTGAGCAGCGCCCAGATCATCGATCCGGCCACCCTGGATGCGGACGGCCGCGTGGTCTTCGGCGCCACGGTGGACCTGGAAGACCTGGAAAACGGCCAGAAGGTGAGCTACCAGATCGTTGGCGTGGACGAGGC encodes:
- the carB gene encoding carbamoyl-phosphate synthase large subunit, with the protein product MPKRSDIKSILIIGAGPIIIGQACEFDYSGAQACKALREEGFKVILVNSNPATIMTDPEMADVTYIEPITWQVVERIIAKEKPDAILPTMGGQTALNCALDLHRNGVLEKYKVELIGATPEAIDKAEDRSKFKDAMTKIGLGSAKSGVSHTMEESWAVQRELGFPVIIRPSFTMGGTGGGIAYNEEEFETICKRGLEASPTSELLIEESLIGWKEYEMEVVRDKADNCIIICSIENLDPMGVHTGDSITVAPAQTLTDKEYQIMRNASLAVLREIGVDTGGSNVQFSINPKDGRMIVIEMNPRVSRSSALASKATGFPIAKVAAKLAVGFTLDELRNEITGGATPASFEPSIDYVVTKIPRFAFEKFPSADNRLTTQMKSVGEVMAIGRSFQESFQKALRGLEVGVDGLNQKTTDREKLEVELGEPGPERIWYVGDAFAQGFTLEEVYGLTKIDPWFLVQIKEIVDLELWLDTQKLDNLDRTTLFKLKQKGFSDRRLAYLLQTTDAAVRNKRREMKIRPVYKRVDTCAAEFSTNTAYMYSTYDEECESNPTDKKKIMVLGGGPNRIGQGIEFDYCCVHAALAMREDGYETIMVNCNPETVSTDYDTSDRLYFEPLTLEDVLEIVDLEKPAGVIVQYGGQTPLKLALDLEANGVPIVGTSPDMIDAAEDRERFQKLLQDLGLRQPPNRTARTETEALALAQEIGYPLVVRPSYVLGGRAMEIVHEQRDLERYMREAVKVSNDSPVLLDRFLNDAIECDVDCISDGETTFIGGVMEHIEQAGVHSGDSACSLPPYSLSQDTIDEMKRQTSLMAKGLNVIGLMNVQFAIQKQDGQDVVYVLEVNPRASRTVPYVSKATGLQLAKIAARCMVGQKLAEQGVTKEVVPPYYSVKEAVFPFVKFPGVDTILGPEMKSTGEVMGVGKTFAEAFVKSQLGAGVKLPTSGKVFLSVKAADKPRAVKVARDLVDAGFTLCATKGTAAVIAAAGLPVTPVNKVLEGRPHVVDMIKNHEIVLVINTVEEKRNAISDSRTIRTSALASRVTTYTTIAGAEAAVAGIRHLAELHVYDLQGLHKTLH
- the greA gene encoding transcription elongation factor GreA; its protein translation is MNSVPLTKYGAELLKEELHQLKTKERRIVIDAIAEARSHGDLSENAEYDAAKERQAFVEGRIAELEGKLSSAQIIDPATLDADGRVVFGATVDLEDLENGQKVSYQIVGVDEADIKVNKVSVTSPIARALIGKSGGDVVEVQAPSGPREYEILEVRYV